The Panicum virgatum strain AP13 chromosome 3N, P.virgatum_v5, whole genome shotgun sequence genome includes the window TGGGTCCTTACCCCTGAAACCCTGTCTGCCTTGGCCTGGAGCCCTGGCTATTGGACGCGTCCCGGAAAAATCTGTAAAACTGACACCGGACGGCAACCGCACCTAACACAAACCTAATCATTCATTCATTCGGACGCCAAAACGTTTGCCGTTAAATAACCCGCGCCGCTCGCATTATCGTGGCAGCCAGTTCCACGCTCGCTTCGCGCCGTCGGCTCCGCTCCCTTGCTTACAAGCACCGGCAAGGAAAGGCTCGGTCTTTCCCCGGCCGTGCTCCACCACACCAATGGaggctcctctcctcctccccgttTCCACCGCGGCCGCCTCTTCGTCCTCCGTCGACAtcgacgacgtcgccgccgacgccgtcccGGCCCCTCGGgtggcttcctcctccccttccaCGCAGAGCGTCGTGTTCCGCGTCGTGGCCGTGATCGCCATCGCGTGCGCGTCCCTGTTCGCGCAGCACGAGGCCGCCAAGGGCTTCGGCATCGACGTCGTGAGCGCCGGCGCccagcgcggcggtggcgccggccggCGGTTCGACCTCTTCTTCGTGTCCAACGGCCGCGCCGAGCGCATCCTGCAGTACGCCAGCCGCGGCGTGGAGCGCGCGCTCTTCCCGGACGCGTCGTTCCCGCGCAAGCACGTCCGGCGCGTCACCGTCAAGATGGCCGGGCACAACCTCACCGCGGGCGCCACGGTGGACGCCTCCGCGGCTCCCGGCGAGTACGTCATCTCCCTGAGCCCCGCGCTCGTATCCGGCATTGCCACCGGCACGGCAGCCGCCGACGCCGTGGCCGCTGCGGTGCGCCGCGCCGTGGCGCGCATGTGGCTGTGggacggccgcggcgccgcccccgcgcgcgtGACCGAGGCCATGGTGGAGTacctcgcctccgccgcggccggcgacgccgcggccgAGGTGGAGGCGACGCctctgtcgtcgtcgtcgggcgACGGGGGACGCCGGTGCATGTCGGCACGGTTCCTGAGGCACCTCGAGCGGCAGCGCGAGGACTTCGTCGCCCGGCTGAACCGGGCGATGAGGGACCGGTggagcgacgccgccgtggacgcGGCGCTCGGCGCGCCGGCCCGCCACGCCTGCGCGGCCTACCGCGCGGCGACATCGTCCTCGACCGGCCAGGacggaccccgccgccgccacgctgcaGCTGACTCCACGTTGTCCAGCGTGGCAGCGTGAGGGCGGTCTGAAGCAAGGGCAGTTCCGGTATTGTACACGCCCATGTGCGCCACGCCCCGGTGCATATTAAAACCGCCATTAGCGGCTAAGCGCGGGGTGGGGCATGGCCGCGGCCCTAATTGTGGCCGGAGGTGAGTGAGTGGTCGCTGTCACACTGTAGTTTCATATGCTGGTGCTTGTAATGATCCTAGTATGGTTTTGTCGTACCAGTGTGATGTGAGCAATAGATTTTTCGTTGCCGACGTGGGTGATCGTGGTTGCTGATAATGATACGAGGAAGGTTCTAGGAATCGTGATTCCTGACCAAACAAAACGCTGGGCCACTGATGCTGGTGGCCCGTTCTATCCATCACTGTCGGTGATGCTAGCGGATGATCCATGGTTCGTGGTTCGCAGGTGATGATCGGGCGTGATATTTTTCCAGCGTAGCAGAAGGGGAAGAAATGGGAGGCCTGTGTGAAGGTTGGGGTCACGTCAGGTGTGATCCCACGGTTCAAATGGAAGGCCTGTGTGAGGTTGGAGCCGCGTCAGGTCAGGTTGCCTCGTTCTTTCTGTGGTAGCAGCTGAATGTTCCATAAAAACACCAAGCAAAACAAGTCGTCCAATTTTGCCCCAAAGAGCAAAGAACACGGGTCCTGTGATGCCGGTCGACGTTGCCTGCGATCAAGCAGAATTCGCACAAATTTCGAACGGTTTGCGTTCTTGCGAGCAAAATGAAACGGTGCTCTGGAATTTCTGCTACACTGCCCGCAGCAACTGATTAGTTCGCCGGCGATCCCTGAATCAAGGGAGGAACAGTGCTGTGATGTGCATCGAGAGGGCGGGCAGGTCAGGTCAGCCTGCTCTGAAAAACTGGGTATCTGTTGCTCTCGCTACCGCGTTTTCCCAAGTTTCTTTGGAGCAACTTGCAGCATTTCTTGAGCCGTCGGCACACTGCGTTCGATGAGTTGTGATCACTGAATGGATCCAAGTCAGGCGCCATGTGGAGTTCTGGATCAGAAAGGAACAGCGACAATAATACAAAAGGAGTACATTATTGACGCCAATCGCCAACCACTGTTCAGTGCAGAGATAAAGCCGTATTATTGGTAGATTAGCGCCGAAACGAAGCGAGACAACATTGTACAATAAACTAGGTAGGGAGATGGATGCTAGTGTAGTGTGGCCCCAGAAAGGGTTCCTGTTCATCCCGCTGGAAAATTCATGCACCATGAGCGTGACTGCTTCCGATGGACTCAGCTGCTCCGCTTCTTCAGAAACGAATGCTGAACTTGTCGCTCCGTCCTTCCACATCTGATATGCGcctttttattttcaaaaaaaaatatatgctCCCCTTTTTTCTTTCTATGAATGTTGATGTGCGTCGTAATCTGAAGAACATGGAATTTTGCAGCCCTCGTCGTCAACTCTCTGAACACTGAACTAAGTGGTGGCTCGGATAGCCCCTGCCGTTGAAAATGTTGCTTGTGTTTTTCCCCTGTTTGTTAGTCTCTTTTCCTTTGCTAATGCCATGGCTGtacatttgttttttttgataaaatggTTGTAAAATTTTGCCCTTGAGCCATTGGCAAAAATTTTGGCTTTTTTTAGGGGAAGGGGAGAATGGTATGCATGAGACCATGCAATTTGCAGCTTGTATTCTGCTCATGTGAGCTGTTCTTGCTCGTTTCCTTCTCCCTTTTCTTTCTCAGTTTCTTGCACGGCAACTTGCGTTTCTTGTACCCTCAGGCCACACCGCACTCCACTGGAAACGGAATACATGCATGTGGTCAACTGCTGCAACCATGTCATACGCACACCATctgtagaaaaaaataaaaaagaacagCAATAATACAAGCACACAGAAGGACATCATTGGAGCAAAATACAGTATATTATTCGTGAGAGATGCAGAGAAGATTCAATCAACACAAAAATAATCCCAAACAAGGAGGAGGTGTGCAAGGAATTAGGAATATGAAGGCTTTGAATGATGAGGTGAAGAAAAACTGAAAAAGCGCGCCACTTGAGCCCGCTTGTCAAATTCAGGTTCCTGTTCTTTCTACCCAATAATGCCGAGTGTCGCCGTTGACTGTAGTTCGTAGAATTTTTTCAGACCTGGACGCGAAACCTCTGAAAACTGCTTGTAAGCGGCTGTGAGCCGCGTAAAAACTGCCGTGCGCTTTAACTCCTCGGTCAATGTTGTTGCCCTGGCTGCCACGCAAAAAGTTCTTGGCTGAGGATGCTTGAGCAAAGTAGCAAACAATCATGTCACCGGAGCATCCAATGGGTTTCTCACCGCAGCACATGTTGTAGGGGGGGTCCCAAGTGTCAAGCACGCTGTCAATCAGCAGCTGAACTAGTGGCTGTGTGTGCTGATGCTGGAGTTGCTGGGTCCTTGAGGCCGGGTAAGCTCCCATTGGTGTCTGTCATGTGGCGGCCAGCCAAACTCTGCAGTCTTGTCCTGGAACCAACATCACCTGTATGCAGATTCTGATTCAGGGGTTGCCAGTAGTTTCCAAGAACCAGCAGTTGTCGACTTCTCGTGTCGCGTTTTTAAAACTACAATCTTTGCTTCGCTGTATGGGCCTGTATttctgttcctttttttttcgaaCAAAACTGCATGGGTATCAACATGAGTAAGAATGTGAATCATTTGCTTGGATCAAGCGGAGTAGGAACAGTATGAATTATTGGCTTCGGCCTTCAGTTATAAAGAAGCTGACAGGTGCTGgattcaagtttttttttcaacaacCGGATTGAAGTTTCTGAACCGATCGGAGGTAGGGTCTGATCGAAGAACAGTGGCCCTTCACACTCATTCTTCTTCATGAGAGTAAAAAAAAGCGCTATCCTTTTTCTCCCGGAAGCGTGTCACACCCCACCAGAGTGCACCAACGCCTGGAGGAAGCGACGCCCTGAGTACGTCTTCGTCGCCTGTTGCCGGTTGAGTAACAGAGCCTCTGTAAAGTGGGTCTGAGGCCAGCGTGTGAGTCGGATACTTAACCCGTGTAACAGACTTGAAAGACAAGAAAGAAAATTACTCTGTAATGGAAACTCGGTCGAGGATCTGTCCTCGTTCCGCTTGATCCCCCTGTGTTTCGCTGTGATTATCTCACGCCGACTTGATCAATCGGCAACATggttacagtggtatcagattCAGGCTATCCCCGGCGCGATTCTGCTTGATTCGTCACCTTATCCCCCAGTCCGGTCCGCCGCCACAGCGACTGTGACTCGCCCCGCCGTGAATCGCTCCGATTCCGGCGTCCCCGTCCCGTCCACCGACTCCCAGTCGGCGACGACCACCGCCACCCGACGGTTAGCTGTTCTAGCGCCGTCGGCCACAGATCCAGTTCCGGCGCCGCTTAGGTTTAGTTGGGGACTCGGGATTTCGTGTTGTGGTGTTCTTCGTCAAGCTCAAGCGCATCTCC containing:
- the LOC120664509 gene encoding uncharacterized protein LOC120664509; protein product: MEAPLLLPVSTAAASSSSVDIDDVAADAVPAPRVASSSPSTQSVVFRVVAVIAIACASLFAQHEAAKGFGIDVVSAGAQRGGGAGRRFDLFFVSNGRAERILQYASRGVERALFPDASFPRKHVRRVTVKMAGHNLTAGATVDASAAPGEYVISLSPALVSGIATGTAAADAVAAAVRRAVARMWLWDGRGAAPARVTEAMVEYLASAAAGDAAAEVEATPLSSSSGDGGRRCMSARFLRHLERQREDFVARLNRAMRDRWSDAAVDAALGAPARHACAAYRAATSSSTGQDGPRRRHAAADSTLSSVAA